The following coding sequences lie in one Halorarum halophilum genomic window:
- a CDS encoding ThuA domain-containing protein has product MTPPSALVVGETRFPFHDLDNMGPHVEAALGDAADVTRSTERDDLVSLSGYDLVVDYLTDSTLTGPQRAGLTDFVARGGGYLGIHCAADLTSVGDGDGGLDHRREPVPELRELVGGHFLDHPQQSTFGVEIVDAHPVTEGVDSFDVFDEPYEVEVDDDVCVLARMDHPDLPAYPVVWTRPYGDSRVCYASLGHTEEAFAHDEYRKLLRNAVGWVVDA; this is encoded by the coding sequence GTGACACCACCCTCCGCACTCGTCGTGGGCGAAACCCGATTCCCGTTCCACGACCTGGATAACATGGGCCCCCACGTGGAGGCGGCGCTCGGCGACGCCGCCGACGTGACTCGCTCCACGGAGCGGGACGACCTCGTCTCCCTCTCGGGGTACGACCTCGTCGTCGACTACCTCACCGACAGCACGCTCACCGGGCCGCAGCGAGCGGGTCTCACCGACTTCGTCGCCCGCGGCGGCGGCTACCTCGGAATCCACTGTGCGGCCGACCTCACGAGCGTCGGCGACGGCGATGGGGGACTCGACCACCGTCGGGAGCCGGTTCCGGAGCTCCGCGAACTGGTCGGGGGGCACTTCCTCGATCACCCCCAGCAGTCGACGTTCGGCGTCGAGATCGTCGACGCGCATCCCGTAACCGAGGGCGTCGATAGCTTCGATGTGTTCGACGAACCGTACGAAGTGGAGGTGGACGACGACGTGTGCGTTCTCGCCCGAATGGACCATCCCGACCTCCCCGCATACCCGGTCGTCTGGACGCGACCGTACGGCGACAGCCGGGTCTGCTACGCGTCGCTCGGGCACACCGAGGAGGCGTTCGCCCACGACGAGTACCGGAAGCTCCTCCGCAACGCCGTCGGCTGGGTCGTGGACGCCTGA
- a CDS encoding family 4 glycosyl hydrolase: MYRLAERDHRPAADRARSLKIGYVGGGSQGWAHTLINDLAQCEDLTGEVALYDVNHGLAARNAELGNQVMGREEAVGDWTFQAHREMDAALDDADFVICSTQDPPADTFVNDIDIPKEYGVYQPVADTVGPGGTMRGLRAIPQYREIAATVRERCPDAWVINYTNPMTVCTRTLYEEYPDINAIGLCHEVFQTQELFAELAETYVDAAEDVDRGDVEVTVKGINHFTAVDEAYWRGHDLFAYLDAELENRTPLPGYEPGDMEGESYWVNNFQIAFDLYDRFGVFGAAGDRHLAEFVPWYLAIDDPEEIQRWGIRLTPSSARVDDADGPDEMAQYLDGEETFEFSESGEEAVDIMRALLGEGQFVTHLNYPNEGQIAGLPTGAVVETNALLTGGGVTPLCAGELPDEFRSMVERHVTNQETLIEAGFTGDLDLAFQAFLNEPLVTLGREEARDLFADLVAAERDYLDGYDLDASVLRD, encoded by the coding sequence ATGTACCGACTCGCGGAGCGAGACCACCGTCCGGCCGCCGACCGAGCTCGGAGCCTGAAGATCGGGTACGTCGGTGGCGGGAGCCAGGGGTGGGCTCACACGCTCATCAACGACCTGGCGCAGTGTGAGGACCTCACGGGGGAGGTGGCGCTGTACGACGTGAACCACGGACTGGCGGCGAGAAACGCCGAACTCGGGAACCAGGTCATGGGGCGCGAGGAAGCCGTCGGCGACTGGACGTTCCAAGCTCACCGCGAGATGGACGCGGCGCTCGACGACGCCGACTTCGTGATCTGCTCGACGCAGGACCCACCCGCGGACACGTTCGTCAACGACATCGACATCCCGAAGGAGTACGGGGTGTACCAGCCGGTTGCGGACACCGTCGGACCCGGCGGGACCATGCGCGGGCTGCGAGCGATTCCGCAGTACCGCGAGATCGCGGCGACCGTCCGCGAACGCTGCCCGGACGCGTGGGTGATCAACTACACCAACCCCATGACCGTCTGCACGCGGACGCTGTACGAGGAGTACCCCGATATCAACGCGATCGGCCTCTGTCACGAGGTGTTCCAGACCCAGGAGCTGTTCGCGGAGCTGGCCGAGACGTACGTCGACGCCGCCGAGGACGTCGATCGCGGGGACGTGGAGGTCACTGTCAAGGGGATCAATCACTTCACGGCGGTCGACGAGGCGTACTGGCGCGGTCACGACCTCTTCGCGTATCTCGACGCGGAACTGGAGAATCGAACGCCGCTTCCGGGGTACGAACCGGGCGACATGGAGGGGGAGTCCTACTGGGTGAACAACTTCCAGATCGCCTTCGACCTCTACGACCGCTTCGGCGTGTTCGGCGCCGCGGGGGACCGTCACCTCGCCGAGTTCGTCCCGTGGTACCTCGCGATCGACGACCCCGAGGAGATCCAGCGCTGGGGGATCCGCCTCACGCCGAGTTCCGCCCGCGTGGACGACGCCGACGGGCCCGACGAGATGGCACAGTACCTCGACGGCGAGGAGACGTTCGAGTTCAGCGAGTCCGGCGAGGAGGCGGTCGATATCATGCGTGCGCTCCTCGGCGAGGGACAGTTCGTTACCCACCTCAACTATCCCAACGAGGGACAGATCGCCGGACTCCCGACGGGCGCGGTCGTCGAGACGAACGCCCTGCTCACCGGGGGAGGCGTCACCCCGCTGTGTGCCGGCGAACTGCCGGACGAGTTCCGGAGCATGGTCGAGCGCCACGTCACCAACCAGGAGACGCTGATCGAGGCCGGGTTCACCGGGGACCTCGACCTCGCGTTCCAGGCGTTCCTCAACGAACCGCTCGTCACGCTAGGGCGGGAGGAGGCTCGGGACCTGTTCGCCGACCTCGTCGCGGCCGAACGCGACTATCTCGACGGGTACGACCTCGACGCGTCCGTCCTCCGGGACTGA
- a CDS encoding dihydrodipicolinate synthase family protein codes for MPLSEDGVRQHLRGVAAGLLTPFDADTEVDHSKLKENAETLYSAGIRTFLAAANISEYHSLSRDERVAVTESSVDALPSDACVLAGVGGSTSAAQELIRAYDRVGVDAMMVMPPDHSYVHEQGLIRYYEKLDSATETPLVPYVKGFDPSVGYLQDLTRVDGVVGIKYALEDAVKLGAAVPAGADDVVWVDGLAEPFAVPFWNEGIEGFSAGVSNFRPEVGLELFDALTAEDWERARRIRNVCIPYQNFREETGQGNSIAGAISVSAVKKGLDLAGLHGGGVREPIQPLSPADERRAEELYDRLDDDIERVIGDSTQSWATGDTD; via the coding sequence ATGCCACTTTCCGAGGACGGCGTGCGTCAGCACCTGCGTGGCGTCGCCGCTGGTCTCCTCACACCGTTCGACGCCGATACAGAGGTTGACCATTCGAAACTGAAGGAGAACGCGGAGACGCTCTACAGCGCGGGCATTCGGACGTTCCTCGCGGCCGCGAACATCAGCGAGTACCACTCCCTCTCCCGCGACGAACGGGTCGCGGTGACCGAATCGAGCGTCGACGCTCTCCCATCCGACGCCTGCGTTCTCGCGGGGGTCGGGGGGAGTACGTCGGCGGCGCAGGAACTCATCAGGGCGTACGACCGGGTCGGCGTCGACGCGATGATGGTGATGCCGCCGGACCACTCGTACGTCCACGAGCAGGGACTCATCCGCTACTACGAGAAGCTGGATTCCGCCACCGAAACGCCGCTCGTCCCGTACGTCAAGGGGTTCGACCCGTCGGTCGGCTACCTTCAGGATCTGACGCGCGTCGACGGCGTCGTCGGCATCAAGTACGCGCTGGAGGACGCGGTGAAACTCGGCGCGGCAGTTCCCGCGGGGGCCGACGACGTCGTCTGGGTGGATGGCCTCGCCGAGCCGTTCGCGGTGCCGTTCTGGAACGAGGGAATAGAGGGATTCTCCGCCGGCGTCAGCAACTTCCGCCCCGAGGTCGGCCTCGAACTGTTCGACGCGCTCACGGCGGAGGACTGGGAGCGTGCACGTCGCATTCGAAACGTCTGTATCCCATATCAGAACTTCCGAGAGGAGACGGGACAGGGGAACTCCATCGCGGGAGCGATCAGCGTCTCCGCGGTGAAGAAGGGACTCGATCTCGCCGGCCTCCACGGCGGCGGGGTTCGCGAACCCATCCAGCCACTCTCGCCGGCGGACGAACGCCGGGCCGAGGAGCTCTACGACCGACTCGACGACGATATCGAACGCGTCATCGGCGACAGCACTCAGTCGTGGGCGACTGGAGACACCGACTAG
- a CDS encoding carbohydrate-binding family 9-like protein, with the protein MRTYEVRYEPDGVQLSGEVNGTAWDRAKAGEIDRFSWSDDGDGPGTVVRALHDEDALFLQFQVEDREMRAEVTELNGPTFEDSSVEFFATPGPDAEGKYLNFEANCCGTFKLGWQEPAWRERGVGRDLVSPMLAGEIDVETSVPGPTRTPSEDDNGWWLAVRIPEATLQSFTGRPVSIAHDAVWRGNFYRSGVPDHRKATWNPLPTPTPEYHSPEHFGRIRFE; encoded by the coding sequence ATGCGAACGTACGAAGTGCGGTACGAACCGGACGGCGTCCAGCTGTCGGGCGAGGTGAACGGAACCGCCTGGGACCGGGCGAAGGCCGGCGAGATCGACCGGTTCTCGTGGTCGGACGACGGGGATGGGCCCGGAACGGTCGTCCGCGCACTCCACGACGAGGACGCGCTGTTCCTGCAGTTCCAGGTCGAGGACCGTGAGATGCGCGCGGAGGTGACCGAACTCAACGGCCCGACGTTCGAGGACAGTTCGGTCGAGTTCTTCGCCACCCCCGGCCCGGATGCCGAGGGGAAGTACCTCAACTTCGAGGCCAACTGCTGCGGGACGTTCAAACTGGGGTGGCAGGAGCCGGCGTGGCGGGAGCGGGGAGTCGGTCGCGACCTCGTGTCGCCGATGCTCGCCGGGGAGATCGACGTCGAGACGTCCGTGCCCGGTCCGACCAGAACGCCGTCGGAGGACGACAACGGGTGGTGGTTGGCCGTACGCATTCCGGAGGCGACTCTCCAGTCGTTCACCGGTCGACCGGTGTCGATAGCGCACGACGCCGTCTGGCGGGGGAACTTCTACCGGAGCGGCGTCCCGGACCACCGAAAGGCGACGTGGAACCCGCTTCCGACGCCGACACCGGAGTACCACTCCCCGGAGCACTTCGGCCGGATACGGTTCGAGTGA
- a CDS encoding IclR family transcriptional regulator yields the protein MSDPLRVKSAGTTFAIVEALKQLDRPSIAEVADHVGVPKSTAHDHLSTLVELEFVVKAPDGYRIGTRFLEYGGYARENMKVYRVARPVINRLADETGEHANLMIEEHGLGIFLYKAKGEDAVTLDTRPGMRVPLQTAAMGKAILAHMPQSEVDRIISERGLPKVTRKTITDRETLSDQLAEIRERGYATDDEERIEGMRCIAAPILDRNDEILGAVSVSGPMSRMHDDRYENDIPRQVQSAANVIEVNMTYS from the coding sequence GTGTCAGACCCGCTCCGGGTGAAATCGGCCGGAACGACGTTCGCGATCGTCGAGGCGCTCAAACAGCTCGACCGGCCCAGTATCGCGGAGGTTGCCGACCACGTCGGCGTGCCCAAGAGCACCGCACACGATCACCTCAGTACGCTCGTCGAACTCGAGTTCGTCGTGAAAGCCCCCGACGGCTACCGGATTGGCACGCGGTTCCTGGAGTACGGCGGCTACGCGCGGGAGAACATGAAGGTGTATCGCGTGGCGCGGCCGGTCATCAACCGCCTCGCCGACGAGACGGGCGAGCACGCCAACCTCATGATCGAAGAGCACGGCCTCGGTATCTTCCTGTACAAGGCCAAGGGGGAGGACGCCGTCACGCTCGACACCCGACCCGGAATGCGCGTCCCGCTCCAGACTGCCGCCATGGGGAAGGCGATCCTCGCTCACATGCCCCAGTCGGAAGTCGACCGTATCATTTCCGAGCGGGGACTGCCGAAGGTGACCAGGAAGACGATCACGGACCGGGAGACGCTCTCCGACCAGCTTGCCGAGATTCGGGAACGGGGGTACGCCACGGACGACGAGGAGCGCATCGAGGGTATGCGCTGCATTGCCGCGCCGATCCTCGACCGCAACGACGAGATTCTCGGCGCGGTGAGCGTTTCGGGCCCGATGAGCCGGATGCACGACGACCGGTACGAGAACGACATCCCGCGCCAGGTCCAGAGCGCGGCGAACGTCATCGAGGTCAACATGACCTACTCCTGA
- a CDS encoding amidohydrolase family protein: MIDSHMHAWGRPSPEHPWVNGDIVDLVETFDVPAVYDVDRLLSDMDGAGVDEAVVVGYPICEWTDNWYTVEAASHDRLSGIVMVDQFADGAADHLRNLMANDGVVGFRLGAICPYDRMWETFDPAVDWLLDAIEERAFWAAAWETDAVVQVLAHVDQLDQVVALVDAYPDLTYLVDHFSHADPATPPDESSFSTYAELAEYDNVYAKLSEVQHRSREAHPHEDMHDHVRWLLEEFGRERLVWGTDYPNVSDVATYEECVTWLERVPELGETDLRWLRGRAFERAVRR; encoded by the coding sequence ATCATCGACAGTCACATGCACGCGTGGGGCCGTCCGAGCCCGGAGCACCCGTGGGTCAACGGCGACATCGTCGATCTCGTGGAGACGTTCGACGTGCCGGCGGTGTACGACGTCGATCGATTGCTGTCCGACATGGACGGGGCTGGCGTCGACGAGGCCGTCGTCGTCGGCTACCCCATCTGCGAGTGGACCGACAACTGGTACACCGTCGAGGCGGCGAGCCACGACCGACTCTCCGGTATCGTCATGGTCGACCAGTTCGCCGACGGCGCCGCCGACCACCTCCGGAACCTGATGGCCAACGACGGCGTGGTGGGGTTCCGCCTCGGCGCCATCTGCCCGTACGACCGGATGTGGGAGACGTTCGATCCAGCGGTGGACTGGCTGCTCGACGCCATCGAGGAGCGGGCGTTCTGGGCGGCTGCGTGGGAGACGGACGCGGTCGTGCAGGTGCTCGCCCATGTCGACCAGCTCGACCAGGTGGTCGCACTCGTCGACGCCTACCCCGACCTGACCTACCTCGTCGACCACTTCTCGCACGCCGACCCCGCCACCCCACCGGACGAGTCCTCGTTCTCGACGTACGCCGAACTCGCGGAGTATGATAACGTGTACGCGAAGCTCTCGGAGGTCCAGCACCGCTCCCGGGAGGCGCATCCCCACGAGGACATGCACGACCACGTCCGGTGGCTCCTGGAGGAGTTCGGCAGGGAGCGGCTCGTCTGGGGCACGGACTACCCGAACGTCAGCGACGTCGCGACCTACGAAGAGTGCGTGACGTGGCTCGAACGGGTCCCGGAACTCGGCGAAACCGACCTCCGTTGGCTTCGCGGCCGGGCGTTCGAACGGGCAGTACGACGATAG
- a CDS encoding L-rhamnose mutarotase — MERIAFHLEIVDGKRDAYREAHESVPEELVEAYLSSGAGIESYSVFEQDGHVFGFMTVENPEAVRRVMESSRAQSSWNEVMDPILEDGDGGIWMDEVYRMK; from the coding sequence ATGGAACGGATCGCGTTTCACCTCGAGATCGTCGACGGAAAGCGTGACGCCTACCGCGAAGCCCACGAGAGCGTTCCGGAGGAGTTGGTGGAGGCGTACCTCTCCTCCGGCGCCGGCATCGAATCCTACAGCGTGTTCGAACAGGACGGCCACGTCTTCGGCTTCATGACCGTGGAGAATCCCGAGGCAGTCCGGCGCGTGATGGAGTCGAGCAGGGCCCAGTCCTCCTGGAACGAGGTGATGGACCCGATCCTCGAGGACGGCGACGGCGGGATCTGGATGGACGAAGTGTACCGGATGAAGTAA
- a CDS encoding zinc-dependent alcohol dehydrogenase: MKAIVQTGPESVELQNRDRPTPADDEVLVRVHSAGLCGSDAHAYRYEGGYEWVPMPRIMGHEYAGVVEAVGDDVEEFSVGEKVVEEPIHDCGTCFQCRNGQPNVCQNFSITGMHRDGAYTEYVTVEDQHLHSVPADVPLEHAAITEPTSIAARAVLTQSMTTPGHNVLVEGPGPIGVLTACVADSMGANVLVSGLERDTVYRLPLLEDLGIETVNLEESDLEAHTESFTDGVGFDVVFDTTGHRSGVETAVEHVRKGGQVVVVGLPAEPSELYMTPPVRGEIDINTSYGSTWRNFEQALRLMDNGAIQPGVIVDSSYSVDDPTAAFEAFLSSETCKPVFSFAE, encoded by the coding sequence ATGAAAGCCATCGTGCAAACCGGACCCGAATCCGTCGAACTCCAGAATCGAGACCGCCCAACTCCTGCTGACGACGAGGTACTAGTCCGCGTTCATTCGGCGGGCCTCTGCGGGAGCGACGCGCACGCCTACCGGTACGAGGGCGGCTACGAGTGGGTCCCGATGCCCCGAATCATGGGCCACGAGTACGCCGGCGTCGTGGAGGCGGTCGGCGACGATGTCGAGGAGTTCTCCGTCGGGGAGAAGGTCGTCGAGGAGCCGATCCACGACTGCGGCACCTGCTTCCAGTGTCGGAACGGACAGCCGAACGTGTGCCAGAACTTCTCCATCACCGGGATGCATCGCGACGGCGCCTACACCGAGTACGTGACGGTCGAGGACCAGCACCTCCACTCGGTGCCGGCAGACGTCCCGCTCGAGCACGCCGCCATCACGGAGCCGACGAGCATCGCCGCCCGGGCGGTTCTGACCCAGTCGATGACGACCCCCGGCCACAACGTGCTCGTCGAGGGGCCGGGTCCGATCGGAGTGCTCACGGCCTGCGTCGCGGATTCGATGGGCGCGAACGTGCTCGTCTCGGGGCTCGAACGCGACACCGTCTACCGGCTCCCGCTGCTCGAGGACCTTGGCATCGAGACGGTGAACCTGGAGGAATCCGACCTCGAAGCGCACACCGAGTCGTTCACGGACGGGGTGGGATTCGACGTCGTCTTCGACACCACGGGGCACAGGAGCGGCGTCGAGACCGCGGTCGAGCACGTCAGGAAGGGCGGCCAGGTCGTCGTCGTCGGGCTGCCGGCCGAGCCGAGCGAACTGTACATGACCCCGCCCGTTCGCGGCGAGATCGACATCAACACCTCCTACGGCTCGACGTGGCGCAACTTCGAGCAGGCGCTTCGGCTGATGGACAACGGCGCCATCCAGCCGGGCGTCATCGTCGACTCCTCCTACTCTGTAGACGATCCGACGGCGGCGTTCGAGGCGTTCCTCTCCTCGGAGACCTGCAAGCCGGTCTTCTCGTTCGCGGAGTAG
- a CDS encoding enolase C-terminal domain-like protein — protein sequence MEITDISVTKVSTESWGEFVEFPLVTVMSKFEEYNNADGDNPQARRKWMGPVGDVVVEVETDAGITGVGQGNWATGAIETIVDETLSKLIVGEDPTERERLWDMMYRATIPFGRKGAAIEAISAVDIALWDIAGKEAGKPVYELLGGPTESEITAYASNLHPVDHDKLAEEAQDYADQGFDTMKLRFRYGPEAGRRGMRENEGIVETVRDAVGDDIEIAGDAYMGWTVKYAKRMISRLDRYDVAWVEEPVLPDEIDGYAEVREHVATPISGGEHEFTRFGHKELLDRGAVDILQPDVHRVGGITEMMRIADMASTYSVPVVPHSGTNPTLHCIAASDNIPMAEYFPIPEWYRQRQQEAADRESTYADAIYANPPDAEGGTIPLPEGVGVSAELNREALEHFAVE from the coding sequence ATGGAAATCACAGATATCTCAGTCACCAAGGTCAGCACGGAGTCGTGGGGCGAGTTCGTCGAGTTCCCCCTCGTCACCGTGATGAGCAAGTTCGAGGAGTACAACAACGCCGACGGCGACAACCCCCAGGCCCGCCGGAAGTGGATGGGGCCGGTCGGGGACGTCGTCGTCGAGGTCGAGACCGACGCGGGCATCACCGGCGTCGGCCAGGGTAACTGGGCGACCGGCGCCATCGAGACCATCGTCGACGAGACGCTCTCGAAACTCATCGTCGGCGAGGACCCGACCGAACGCGAGCGTCTCTGGGATATGATGTACCGGGCGACCATCCCGTTCGGCCGCAAGGGCGCCGCGATCGAGGCCATCAGCGCCGTCGACATCGCGCTCTGGGACATCGCCGGCAAGGAGGCCGGCAAGCCGGTCTACGAACTACTCGGCGGGCCGACCGAGAGCGAGATCACCGCCTACGCGAGCAACCTCCACCCGGTCGACCACGACAAACTCGCCGAGGAAGCGCAGGACTACGCCGACCAGGGGTTCGACACGATGAAGCTCCGGTTCCGGTACGGCCCGGAGGCGGGACGGCGCGGGATGCGCGAGAACGAGGGCATCGTGGAGACCGTCCGCGACGCCGTCGGCGACGATATCGAGATCGCCGGCGACGCGTACATGGGCTGGACCGTGAAGTACGCGAAACGGATGATCTCACGGCTGGACCGGTACGACGTGGCATGGGTCGAAGAGCCGGTCCTCCCCGACGAGATCGACGGGTACGCCGAAGTCCGCGAGCACGTGGCTACACCCATCTCCGGTGGCGAGCACGAGTTCACCCGCTTCGGGCACAAGGAACTGCTCGACCGCGGGGCGGTCGACATCCTCCAGCCCGACGTCCACCGGGTGGGCGGCATCACCGAGATGATGCGCATCGCGGACATGGCGAGCACGTACAGCGTCCCGGTCGTCCCCCACTCGGGGACGAACCCGACGCTCCACTGTATCGCGGCCTCGGACAACATACCGATGGCCGAGTACTTCCCCATCCCGGAGTGGTACAGGCAGCGCCAGCAGGAGGCAGCCGACCGCGAGTCGACGTACGCGGACGCCATCTACGCGAACCCGCCGGATGCGGAGGGTGGAACCATCCCCCTCCCCGAAGGGGTCGGCGTGAGCGCGGAACTCAACCGCGAGGCGCTCGAACACTTCGCCGTGGAGTGA
- a CDS encoding LLM class flavin-dependent oxidoreductase — protein sequence MSELSFEFNVPVFAGAPQSDAEPVHRDTPCYEELDWETTRMGVETAEDLGFDAVWAPDHLMLGRDHAEYECWTLLSAIAGFTEDVNVGSLVLCNDYRNPALVAKMAATLDVVSDGRLELGLGAGWHEPEYDAYGWEYRDGFERLMRLDESIRLMKRMWDAGTDGASFDGDRYQIENAYCAPPPVQDPHPPILVGGQGEEVTLKLVAKHADVWNTDVFNGDVETLEHKIGVIEDHCETVGRDPDEIEYSWDGHVICTRDEEKFERLLDLMTPIQFEEEYQDRAAIETEEDAREYFIIGTPEECAEAIERRIGAGVTKFQGWFVDFPDTAGMELFADEVIPQFD from the coding sequence ATGAGCGAGCTATCGTTCGAGTTCAACGTGCCGGTGTTCGCGGGGGCGCCCCAGTCGGACGCGGAGCCCGTCCACCGGGACACGCCGTGTTACGAGGAGCTCGACTGGGAGACCACCCGGATGGGGGTCGAGACGGCGGAGGACCTCGGCTTCGACGCCGTCTGGGCGCCCGACCACCTCATGCTCGGGCGCGACCACGCGGAGTACGAGTGCTGGACGCTCCTCAGCGCCATCGCCGGGTTCACCGAGGACGTGAACGTCGGCTCGCTCGTACTGTGTAACGACTACCGGAATCCCGCGCTCGTCGCGAAGATGGCGGCCACCCTGGACGTGGTCAGCGACGGCCGTCTCGAACTCGGGCTCGGCGCCGGGTGGCACGAACCCGAGTACGACGCCTACGGTTGGGAGTACCGCGACGGCTTCGAGCGCCTGATGCGGCTCGACGAGTCCATCCGGCTGATGAAGCGGATGTGGGACGCCGGCACCGACGGCGCGAGCTTCGACGGCGACCGCTACCAGATCGAGAACGCTTACTGCGCGCCGCCGCCGGTGCAGGACCCGCACCCGCCGATACTCGTCGGCGGGCAGGGCGAGGAGGTCACGCTCAAACTGGTCGCGAAACACGCCGACGTCTGGAACACGGACGTCTTCAACGGCGACGTGGAGACGCTCGAACACAAGATCGGCGTCATCGAGGACCACTGCGAGACCGTCGGACGCGACCCCGACGAGATCGAGTACTCGTGGGACGGCCACGTCATCTGCACCCGCGACGAGGAGAAGTTCGAACGGCTGCTGGACCTGATGACGCCGATCCAGTTCGAGGAGGAGTACCAGGACCGGGCGGCGATCGAGACGGAGGAGGACGCCCGGGAGTACTTCATCATCGGCACTCCCGAGGAGTGCGCCGAAGCCATCGAGCGACGGATCGGGGCGGGCGTCACGAAGTTCCAGGGCTGGTTCGTCGACTTCCCCGACACGGCCGGGATGGAGCTGTTCGCCGACGAGGTGATCCCGCAGTTCGACTGA
- the rhcF gene encoding 2,4-diketo-3-deoxy-L-rhamnonate hydrolase (part of the rhamnose catabolism pathway) has product MQFVRYTGGGAPQWGVRRDDAIVPLTGLREDVSYQQLTSPGFLRVVEDAVDAAEDRSVAVESVDVLAPVPHPGKIICVGLNYHDHAEEQNEDVPERPLLFGKADTAVTNPGDPIVHPAEVEEVDYEVELGVVVGRTARDVPAEDARDYVAGYTAINDVSGRDAQFDDEQFFRGKSYDTFAPMGPTLVPEGYLDPNDLDVACRVNGETKQSSNTEEFIFDVGEVVEYISGITTLRPGDVISTGTPGGVGIFRDPPELLAPGDTVDVEIEGIGTLTNPVVAERR; this is encoded by the coding sequence ATGCAGTTCGTTCGATACACCGGAGGCGGAGCCCCGCAGTGGGGCGTTCGCCGCGACGACGCAATCGTACCGCTCACCGGACTCCGCGAGGACGTGTCCTACCAGCAGTTGACCAGCCCTGGGTTCCTGCGGGTCGTCGAGGACGCAGTAGACGCCGCAGAGGACCGCTCGGTGGCGGTGGAGAGCGTCGACGTGCTGGCGCCCGTTCCGCATCCCGGCAAGATAATCTGCGTCGGGTTGAACTACCACGACCACGCCGAAGAACAGAACGAGGACGTGCCCGAACGGCCGCTCCTGTTCGGGAAGGCCGACACGGCGGTCACGAACCCGGGGGATCCCATCGTCCACCCCGCCGAGGTCGAAGAGGTCGACTACGAGGTGGAACTCGGCGTCGTCGTGGGCCGGACGGCCAGGGACGTCCCCGCCGAGGACGCCCGCGACTACGTCGCCGGGTACACGGCCATCAACGACGTAAGCGGACGGGACGCCCAGTTCGATGACGAGCAGTTCTTCCGCGGGAAGAGTTACGACACGTTCGCCCCGATGGGCCCGACACTCGTCCCGGAGGGCTACCTCGATCCGAACGACCTGGACGTCGCCTGCCGCGTCAACGGCGAGACGAAGCAGTCCTCGAACACCGAGGAGTTCATCTTCGACGTCGGGGAGGTCGTCGAGTACATCAGCGGGATCACGACGTTGCGACCCGGCGACGTGATCTCCACGGGGACCCCCGGCGGCGTCGGCATCTTCCGCGACCCCCCGGAGCTCCTCGCCCCCGGCGATACCGTCGACGTCGAGATCGAGGGTATCGGAACGCTGACGAACCCCGTCGTGGCCGAACGACGGTAG